The following are encoded in a window of Castanea sativa cultivar Marrone di Chiusa Pesio chromosome 5, ASM4071231v1 genomic DNA:
- the LOC142637346 gene encoding uncharacterized protein LOC142637346 — protein sequence MKPMEESSTRGDLRQSSFKSGGTFKPTLSGKSTPRNSPTFRRLNSSRTPRREGRSVGGGIQWFRSNRLVYWLLLITLWAYLGFYVQSRWAHGDNKEEFLGFKNEESNGNPDTELNPRRDLIAKDDVFAVNNGTIKSEAQEDKGMGVVLAKKENVVSSNRKLKSRKRSKRTRRRSRGKQKTALGVEHLDKEEQEPEIPNKNASYGLLVGPFGLTEDRILEWSPEKRSGTCDRKGDFARLVWSRRFVLIFHELSMTGAPISMMELATELLSCGATVSAVVLSKRGGLMPELDRRGIKVLEDRADLSFKTAMKADLVIAGSAVCASWIDQYIAHFPAGGSQVGWWIMENRREYFDRAKVVLNRVKMLIFLSESQSRQWLNWCEEENIKLRSQPAVVPLSVNDELAFVAGISSSLNTPSFTTDKMQQKRQLLRDSVRKEMGLTDNDMLVMSLSSINPGKGQLLLFESARLMVEQEPLDDDPQIKNPMDIAQDQSTLARKHHLRALLQVENAKTNESPTSSGSFVKLKIPNGKTLRLRSLFTSVNDTDAVNFYVNQKGTMLSDNGEKPEQSLKILVGSVGSKSNKVPYVKGLLKFLSLHSNVSKSVLWTPATTRVASLYSAADVYVINSQGLGETFGRVTIEAMAFGLPVLGTDAGGTREIVDHNVTGLLHPLGRPGTHFLAQNLRFLLKNPLAREQMGMEGRNKVERMYLKRQMYKRFVEVLVNCMKTK from the exons ATGAAACCAATGGAGGAAAGCAGCACAAGAGGGGATTTAAGACAGTCATCATTTAAGTCAGGTGGCACTTTTAAGCCCACTCTGTCGGGAAAGTCAACTCCTCGGAATTCTCCCACATTTCGAAGACTGAACTCGAGCCGAACTCCACGAAGAGAAGGTAGAAGTGTTGGAGGTGGAATACAGTGGTTTAGAAGCAACAGGTTGGTGTATTGGTTGCTACTGATTACTCTTTGGGCTTACTTGGGATTTTATGTTCAGTCCAGGTGGGCTCACGGTGATAACAAGGAGGAGTTTTTGGGGTTTAAAAATGAGGAAAGTAATGGAAATCCAGATACTGAGCTGAATCCCCGAAGGGATTTGATTGCAAAGGATGATGTATTTGCAGTCAATAATGGGACTATCAAAAGTGAGGCTCAAGAGGATAAAGGGATGGGTGTAGTTTTGGCTAAAAAAGAGAATGTTGTTTCATCAAATAGGAAATTAAAATCAAGGAAGAGAAGTAAAAGAACACGACGTAGATCGCGTGGTAAGCAGAAGACAGCATTAGGGGTTGAACACCTTGACAAAGAGGAACAAGAACCAGAAATTCCAAACAAAAATGCTTCTTATGGGTTGCTTGTTGGTCCATTTGGCTTGACAGAGGATAGAATTTTGGAATGGAGTCCTGAGAAGCGTTCTGGAACCTGTGACAGGAAGGGAGACTTTGCACGTCTTGTTTGGTCTAGGAGATTTGTGTTGATATTCCATGAGCTTTCAATGACAGGGGCTCCAATTTCAATGATGGAATTGGCAACAGAGCTTTTAAGCTGTGGAGCTACAGTTTCTGCTGTAGTTCTTAGCAAAAGGGGTGGGTTGATGCCAGAACTTGATAGGAGAGGAATCAAGGTGCTTGAGGACAGAGCTGACCTGAGCTTCAAAACTGCCATGAAGGCAGATCTTGTCATTGCTGGATCAGCTGTCTGTGCATCATGGATTG ATCAATATATTGCTCATTTTCCGGCTGGTGGCAGTCAAGTTGGTTGGTGGATAATGGAAAACCGGCGAGAGTACTTTGATCGGGCAAAGGTTGTCCTTAACCGAGTGAAAATGCTGATTTTTCTATCTGAATCACAGTCTAGACAATGGCTAAACTGGtgtgaagaagaaaacattAAGCTGAGATCTCAGCCTGCAGTTGTTCCGCTTTCTGTTAATGATGAACTAGCATTTGTAGCTGGCATTTCTAGTTCACTTAATACGCCATCTTTCACTACTGACAAAATGCAACAGAAAAGGCAGTTGTTGCGGGATTCAGTTAGAAAGGAGATGGGATTAACAGATAATGATATGCTTGTAATGTCCCTGAGTAGTATAAACCCTGGAAAAGGCCAGCTCTTACTTTTTGAGTCAGCACGCTTGATGGTTGAACAAGAACCTTTGGATGATGATCCTCAGATAAAAAATCCAATGGATATTGCCCAAGACCAATCTACCTTGGCTAGAAAACACCATTTAAGAGCTCTGTTACAAGTTGAAAATGCCAAGACCAACGAATCACCTACTTCAAGTGGCTCTTTTGTCAAGTTGAAAATACCCAATGGGAAAACCTTGCGGTTACGTAGTCTCTTTACATCTGTTAATGACACAGATGCTGTGAACTTTTATGTCAATCAAAAAGGAACAATGTTGTCTGATAATGGGGAAAAACCAGAACAGTCGCTTAAAATTCTTGTTGGTTCTGTGGGATCTAAGAGCAACAAGGTGCCTTATGTCAAAGgacttctaaaatttttatcCCTGCATTCAAATGTGTCAAAGTCAGTGTTGTGGACTCCAGCAACTACACGTGTAGCCTCACTCTATTCTGCTGCAGATGTTTATGTCATAAACTCCCAG GGACTGGGAGAAACATTTGGGAGAGTGACAATTGAAGCAATGGCCTTTGGACTTCCG GTGCTTGGAACAGATGCTGGTGGGACAAGAGAGATTGTTGATCACAATGTAACAGGTCTTCTTCATCCTCTGGGGCGTCCAGGAACTCATTTCCTTGCTCAAAATCTTCGGTTTTTGCTTAAAAACCCATTGGCAAGGGAGCAAATGGGAATGGAAGGACGAAACAAGGTAGAGAGAATGTACTTAAAGCGGCAGATGTACAAGAGATTTGTAGAGGTTCTCGTCAATTGCATGAAAACCAAATAA